From the genome of Labedella gwakjiensis:
TTCATTCACGGGACAGCGGCGTTCTCCAACATCGCTCTCCTCGACACTTCAGGAGCAACGACGTGGTTGAACTGAATCGCCGGGCGGCCATCGCCCTGCTGGGCCTCGGGATCGCGGGCACCGCCTTCTCGTGGCCGCGTCTCACCGGAGGGGATATCCCCGGTCGGGGAGACGACGCCCTCACGGTGGCCCTCTTCGGCACGGCGCAGGACGCCGCCGCCCGGCAGTCCCTCGTGGACGGCTTCCAGAAGCTGCACCCCGACATCCCCGTGCGGATCATCGCCGTGCAGGGCCAGGACTGGGGCAACTTCTTCGCGAAGATCCTCACGATGGTGGCCGCGGGCACACCTCCGGACATCGTCTCGGTCGCGACCGAGGGCACGCAGCTGTTCGCCGAGCGGCTCGCCCACCCCATCGACGAGTACGTCCGTCGCGACGCCGCCGAACTGCAGGAGTACTTCGATGACGTGAACCCCTCGCTCATCGAGTCGTTCATGTACAAGGGGAGCCTCTTCCAGCTGCCCGACAACTTCAACGCGGCGAACGTCTTCTACAACGCGTCGGCCCTCGAGCGCGCGGGCCTCGAACGGCCACGCGACGACTGGTCGGTCGACGACTTCTTCACCGTCGCGCGCACGATGCAGACCAGCGCGCCCGGCTCCTTCCTGCCGTACTACTGGAACAACCGCCTGTGGGGCGGCGTCGTGCCGTGGCTGTACATCAACGACACGAGCTTCCTCACCGAGGAGAAGGCGTCGGGCGGCGACTGGCTGTGGTCGCAGTTCTACCCGAACGAGACCCCGCGCGGTGGCGGCTACCTGTGGCAGAACGCCGACGCGCTCAGCGAGCGCACCATCGAGAGCTTCGAGGTGCTGCAGAGCATGGTGGGCGAGGGCATCGCGGCCAACCCGGCGCAGGGCGGCGGCAACGAACTCGTCTCCCTCTTCTCCCGAGGGTCCGTCGGCATGACGGCGGCCGGCGGCTACTGGGTGAAGGGACTGAACGACGCGGGCATGGCGAACGACGAGTACGACGTCACCTTCTTCCCGAAGATGCGCGGCCAGCGCCACCAGTTCGGCGCTGGAGGCTACGCGATGATGCAGACCTCCGAGCGCAAGGACGAGGCGTGGGAGTGGATGAAGTACTGCATCTCCGTCGAGGGGATGTCGATCGCGCACCAGCAGCCCGACTCGTCCCTGCCGAGGCGTTCCCTCAACGCCGAGCTCTACGGCGCGGGCGTGGGACCGGCCCACTGGGAGGTCTTCTACGACACCCTCGACCGCTTCCCGGACACCGGCCCCATGCCGGCCCCGCCGCAACAGGCCGCCGTGGAGTCGGC
Proteins encoded in this window:
- a CDS encoding extracellular solute-binding protein, with translation MVELNRRAAIALLGLGIAGTAFSWPRLTGGDIPGRGDDALTVALFGTAQDAAARQSLVDGFQKLHPDIPVRIIAVQGQDWGNFFAKILTMVAAGTPPDIVSVATEGTQLFAERLAHPIDEYVRRDAAELQEYFDDVNPSLIESFMYKGSLFQLPDNFNAANVFYNASALERAGLERPRDDWSVDDFFTVARTMQTSAPGSFLPYYWNNRLWGGVVPWLYINDTSFLTEEKASGGDWLWSQFYPNETPRGGGYLWQNADALSERTIESFEVLQSMVGEGIAANPAQGGGNELVSLFSRGSVGMTAAGGYWVKGLNDAGMANDEYDVTFFPKMRGQRHQFGAGGYAMMQTSERKDEAWEWMKYCISVEGMSIAHQQPDSSLPRRSLNAELYGAGVGPAHWEVFYDTLDRFPDTGPMPAPPQQAAVESALIKNVVSTITNGPSGVRRGLETMQRDLEIALKGR